GGGACCAGGGACCCGATACCCCCCACCTGAATCCCGATCGAGCTGAGGTTCGCGAACCCGCAAAGGGCGAACGTGGCAAGGGTCACCGACCGAGGTTGCAATTGGGCCGCCATCGTTCCGAGTTGCCCATAGGCAACCAGTTCGTTCAGGACGAGCCGAGAACCGAGCAACCCCCCGACTCCAACGCAATCACCCCAGGGGACTCCCATCATCCAGG
The nucleotide sequence above comes from Bremerella sp. JC817. Encoded proteins:
- a CDS encoding nucleoside transporter C-terminal domain-containing protein, producing WMMGVPWGDCVGVGGLLGSRLVLNELVAYGQLGTMAAQLQPRSVTLATFALCGFANLSSIGIQVGGIGSLVPERRSDLAQLGLRALLAATLANVLTASIAGTLLP